In one window of Lampris incognitus isolate fLamInc1 chromosome 3, fLamInc1.hap2, whole genome shotgun sequence DNA:
- the ttll12 gene encoding tubulin--tyrosine ligase-like protein 12: protein MPAVMDGDEEFGAFLSVHAGALQSSGIPQLYWGSLHHKLVNEVYDAGEVFGIMQIQNDDDDETEDEEEKSNPGVQEVTCKVVVTRENGLQASEATSVFLVDHAWTYRVEHARQQLEQIPGLLPRMAALMGLDFHGEAPDPDVVEMVLERMWKYNQTYQLSEGSAEEKVPVWYIMDEFGSQVQHSDQPSCGMAPFFYSQAQLAYTVLWPLQDLQEGDEVTRDYAYGETNPLVRRCRLLPWIPTDLQDVSTVTAEPSDLYFETISQENKEKFPVDIQPRAVPEEKVLKVYSNMSQVRDNLTHPRFQLTETEEDADVLWVFTHIRDYRKLSEERPHVMVNQFPCETIVTVKDCLSAVSRRAQGGRGAEWLPQTFNLQTELPQFIRHYQQRRERGEDNHWICKPWNLARGLDTHITNNLDYIIRQRESIPKVVCKYLEDPVLFQREEVGLVKFDIRYMLMLRSVQPLRLYAYDVFWLRFANRPFSLDHFDDYQKHFTVMNYTEGVELKQVHYDQFIPMFEGQYPQYPWKEVEEELFKAFGELFQVASSRPAPYGIWPYPSSRAIYAVDLMLKWGTGQNGERVMKPQILEVNFSPDCARACLYHPSFYNHMFQTLFLDQVEHCPVTRIL from the exons ATGCCCGCGGTGATGGACGGGGACGAGGAGTTCGGCGCCTTCTTGTCTGTCCACGCCGGGGCTCTGCAGTCCTCGGGGATACCCCAGCTTTACTGGGGAAGCCTTCACCACAAACTTGTCAATGAG GTCTACGATGCTGGGGAGGTGTTCGGGATCATGCAAATCCaaaacgacgacgacgacgagacggaggacgaggaggagaagTCCAATCCTGGCGTGCAGGAGGTTACGTGTAAAGTGGTTGTGACGCGTGAGAATGGACTGCAAGCCTCCGAGGCGACCAG TGTGTTTCTGGTGGACCATGCGTGGACATACCGCGTGGAGCACGCCCGGCAGCAGCTGGAGCAGATTCCGGGCCTGCTGCCCAGGATGGCGGCCCTCATGGGGCTGGACTTCCATGGAGAGGCTCCCGACCCCGACGTGGTGGAGATGGTGCTGGAGCGCATGTGGAAGTACAACCAGACCTATCAGCTGTCGGAGGGG TCGGCGGAGGAGAAGGTGCCGGTGTGGTACATCATGGACGAGTTTGGCTCTCAGGTGCAGCACTCTGACCAGCCCAGCTGTGGCATGGCCCCCTTCTTCTACAGCCAGGCCCAGCTGGCCTACACTGTTCTCTGGCCTCTGCAGGATCTCCAAGAAGGAG ATGAAGTAACCCGTGACTATGCCTACGGCGAGACCAACCCCCTCGTGAGGCGGTGCCGCCTGTTGCCGTGGATCCCGACGGACCTCCAAGATGTCAGCACAGTCACTGCCGAGCCCTCGGACCTGTACTTTGAG ACCATTTCACAGGAAAACAAAGAGAAGTTTCCGGTGGATATCCAGCCACGTGCCGTCCCCGAGGAAAAAGTCCTCAA GGTCTATTCTAACATGAGCCAAGTGCGAGACAACCTCACACATCCTCGATTCCAGCTCACCGAGACGGAGGAGGACGCCGATGTGCTCTGGGTCTTCACACACATCAGGGACTACAG GAAGCTGAGCGAAGAGCGACCTCATGTGATGGTGAACCAGTTTCCTTGCGAGACCATCGTTACAGTGAAGGACTGCCTGTCCGCGGTGTCCCGGAGAGCTCAGGGGGGCCGGGGGGCCGAGTGGCTCCCACAGACGTTCAACCTGCAAACAGAGCTGCCCCAGTTCATCAGACATTACCAGCAGAGACGAGAGAG ggGTGAAGACAACCACTGGATCTGCAAACCGTGGAACCTGGCTCGTGGATTGGACACACACATCACCAACAATCTGGACTACATcatcaggcagagagagagcatacCAAAG gtgGTGTGCAAGTACCTTGAGGATCCAGTGCTGTTCCAAAGGGAGGAAGTGGGGTTGGTGAAGTTCGACATCCGCTACATGCTGATGCTTCGCTCTGTCCAGCCTCTGCGCCTCTATGCCTATGATGTGTTCTGGCTACGCTTTGCCAACAG ACCGTTCTCCCTGGACCATTTTGATGATTACCAGAAGCACTTCACCGTGATGAACTATACAGAAGGCGTGGAGCTCAAACAG GTCCACTACGATCAGTTCATCCCAATGTTTGAGGGCCAGTACCCACAGTATCCATGGAAGGAGGTGGAG GAGGAGTTGTTTAAGGCATTTGGGGAGCTCTTCCAAGTAGCCTCTTCCCGACCGGCTCCATACGGTATCTGGCCTTACCCATCTTCTCGGGCCATCTATGCGGTTGACCTCATGCTGAAATGGGGTACAGGCCAAAAC